Genomic segment of Porites lutea chromosome 13, jaPorLute2.1, whole genome shotgun sequence:
CAAATTGGTTAGAATTTACGATACAAAACCAGTTGAAAACAAGTTATGGCAGCGTTGTTCCCTACCTCTTTTTCGTAAATTACTTTCACTTCCTCTTTCGATCCGGCCGTTTCAAGACCTTCTCTGAACGTCTGTAAACTGGATCATACAAAGAAAATACTAATTACGCTATATAATACTTGTACCTTAACACATATATCCCTACAATCAACACTGGAATTCTCCCTTGTCTGGATACTCCAGAGACTCCACGTTGCCAACAGCATAATTTTTAACTTACGACttatttacagaaaaaaagaggtTCTTACTTTTCAAGAGAAATTACTTCGAGTAGCCGGTCCATCACCTCCATTTCACGAATTCTTGCCTCTTCGTCTTCGACAAAATAATCATAATTCTGtcaaaagaaagtttaaaaataagcaGTTTAGCTCCACCCAAGAGTAATTTGGCTCAAATGACTCTAAATGGCCGTTTTTGGCCTTTGAAATGGCCCAATACAGTATGCGGAATGCTGTAAATGCTGCATATTTTATTGGAACTACCCCTAAGTACAAAATCAATCCTAGCCTTTCAGTTTTTCACACTATTCCTGACTGATTTGTCTTGACTAACAGTCTTTTCCTGAAGAATGTTACCACTCCATCTGTTTCCACGGTAATGGACCATCAAGCGCAACTAGTACACATAACAAAGGGAATGCAACGTAACGCACCTTTATTACTGTCCGTATggtttttcgttcttttttcataatgttcttcatttttgttttttctacttTGGCCGCTTGCgcctataaaaaaaatataatcagTTGTGATCCCTAATAAAGTTCGTTTAAAAATCTAAACATGAGCGGACGTTTGGATATCGTTTCAAGCCTCCTTTATTTAAGCAACAAGATGACACGCAACAAGTCGAAAAGTAGCAATCACCATCACAAGTAAACTACATTATGATACAAAAGCGACGATATTACATATcatttggtttttattttttccattttcaattGAAAACCGAGCGGAGATGCCGCAATAGTGTCTTTctcaaatatttaatttcattctGGATATTTTCAAATCAGCTATGATATAGACAAACATCATCGAAGCTTTGGTGTGAACGGAACTTCAGTTCTGGAAAGAGAAGTTTACACTCGCTTAAAGTACGGAGAAATAACGGTACAAACCGTTTAAACTAAGTCGGGGTTCAGGCAACGGTTTTAAACGCCCCTTTGTTGAAAGATAAGATTAAAATCagtttagtattttcttcacCTTTTCTCTtgcttcttgttcttctttttctttaagttttcgtTCATTTTCAAGAGCTTCAAGTCTTTGCTAGGAGTGAAAGAGTAATAGCGTAGCCGTTAAATTATATCGAGCAGCCTGCGAGAAAGTTCGCTTGTTTGGCTTCTTGAGCGCCACTCAGATAGTGTGTCAATACTCACTCGTTCTTTTTCTTCTGCAGCTGCCCGCGCTGCATCTTCTTTGGCTTTCTTTTCAGcaagttttctttccttctcgtcttctttgaacttttttattctTGGATCGCAAGTATAAGCATTATCTACAACCAACGGTATATACATAAAAAATCAGTAACGACGTAAAAACTACGTCTGAGATAGCCTACGAGCAAGCTCTAAATTTGGGGGAGTcatcgcgagaagtcacgcgagagccgAAAGCGAAACAAAACGCGAGTGGGATCGTTTTCCTCCTCCTCTCGCGCCCTCTCCATTTAGCATTCGCGCCACGAAGGCTATCACCGCTCGTTTGCGCGTTCCTTCGCTGCTCGCATCGCTCGCCATAAATTGGAGGGCTTGCTTGCAAGCCATGACTGAGAGAAACATACCAACTAAATTCCTAATGCGAgtaacttcttcttttttcttcttttgtcgcatgactttgttttgtttttcaatccATCTCCTTTCGTCACGGCTGTgataaagtaacaaaaaaaaggttaaaaggtGCAAGTTTAAGATCAAACATCAAAAAATTAATCGTGAGTATACTTACTTTtcgcctttttctttttcttcttcgtcAAGATAAGAAAATTCTCTCCAAGAATCGAAATTATACCTACAACAAAATAACAGAGAAGCGTTACAATGTAACAAGAAATAATGCGGGATCtggtttttgtgaatttcgcggaTTTTCGAAAGATTCCCAAGAATAAACTTCCGCGAGAAAGAAACAGCGAAAATTCACCCCCTTCTTAAACTAACTTTTCTTTACAATTGCAATACAAAAAACTTTGCGGTCCAAAAGTAAATTTGATACCAAATTGTACTGTACAAAGAAAGCCTGTCGAGAAGAAACAATTACACTGGATATAAGCAAAAATCGTGTATTAACTAACTAGTTAAAAGTGCACGCAAGAAAAGAAGCTTaccaaaaactgtaaaaattatCAACTTCTTCAAAAGTAGAATTATTATCTCCTAATGTTGGCACTGGTTGAAGATTCGACCACctacagtaaaacaaaatttcacagactgcaatagacctattcggctaactcaatgttgtacccaattcaaaccttttgggaataaaacgttttgtttcaggaatttccatatcatttaaatgtgaatgtcacattataatgcaaatacaaaacacaaagaatcttatccccgggagatttgaattgggtattgaaaatggcttcaagtctactagatctaattagcaaaaaaccaAATTGCACGTGCGgtacactttttcttctaattagcaaaaaccaAATTTGCACgagcagcacgcttttttgtctttcccttgccgttgttttgcacgactacaacgctgttttgtacgactaagaCGTCAAACGTCCTAgctacacattatttttatggagtaattgtcgtatgtgcttacccaatattttgtttcctgtgttcatgttcccttttatttttcactgccgctcattttcaccttgctggccgctagcatttctcattttctcaccgccgctttgaattgccatgtttttcttcctacgaaattcgtctcctttgttttcaataactcgctctagctctttctctgttatccacgttagtgtaaacataaaaaataatgccgaaaaagacacgaatttgttgttgctttttccttctaaaagtccgggcggccatgtgatttccttccaaataaaaccttgagttgcatttgaaTTGcgatacctgttgattgagttattttacattggtatgcctgtggtgcggtcggtcggtcggtcactcgatgtacggtcacgtgattatcaaattttctcggatgggtaaattaccacatttccttagctatggttCGCGTctcgcgtggagctccgctatgattATCAAAGTGAACTGATACAGATAGGCTCAATTTCGGTAGCTCCTTCGGGTCCACTTTGTTTTAGGGAGGAGTATGTGATCATTTCCTGAACAGCCATTGGTATTCAAGCCTATTTTATTCCatttatttcataatttttgccacacaaaataaattacagtaAGTAGCAGTAAAATCATAACAAGTTAATTAGTTAACAGCTGGGAAGGCAGTGGCgaatctagggggagggtgcagggggtgcacaccccctcccccccctgagatgacctgcggttttctaatacaactggtattctgcaaaaaaaaactatgtggtttattggtgttgaagtagagcaagagacgagtgcaccccctcctaaaaaaaatcctggatccgcccctggaagGTGACCATGCAGGGAAATCTCTGAGAAGCCGACCAGCTTATAAATAGAGATAAATAGAgattccccctcccttccccacAGGCATTTTAAATCCTGAAACTCAGATTGCACAATATCTACACGGCATTTATGATCTATGATAATGATTTATAATCTATGATACAGAGTGATCTTACCTTgaatttctttcaaagactGGACCAAATACTTCAATAAAATTACTCTTGGAGTTGGAATTAACTGAAGGAACTGAATCATCAAAGTAAGGATCAACACTGTCGTATGCTCTTCTCTTAGATTTGTTGCTTAAAATATCATTTGCAATGGTTATACATGCAAAGAGGCTCTGTTCAGAAATCTTTGAGTCACTGGCATCTGGGTTTGACGTCTTCTTGTCTGGGTGATGTTTCAGGACTTTCTTTTTAACTAAAAAAGTAACATAATTTACAGGATTTTATATCATTGTTAGAGAAAGGAAAGCCTAACTCAAGACTTTGTTCAAAGCAGTAAGGTCCGAGAAATCAAATATTTCACTGCCATGAAGATAAATGAAATCGAAGATATGAACATCATAGCTGTAAGCGTTATTTCAGCAATATTGAAAattaaccccctccccccccccccgaaaaaggaaaaattcagAACTTCAACAGGATTTGAACCCATGGTTTCTGATTTAGTGCTGCAGTgatctaccaactgagctatgggAGGAGGCCAATTTGCTAATAGAGTTTAACTTAACTTGAAAAAGGAATGAAGGTGCATAGCAAAAAGCTGATGAGAACTGCGGGAACAAAGCTTctaatgacaaaaaaattcaatgaccTATTCAACTGAAGAATTTCTTTCTTACACCACCACATCCTGAGTGTAATCGCACAGTTAAAATTCATCGATTCATGCATTTGTGTAATCACACAAGGCTCCTTGGGAAAGAGCCTTGCATGACCACATGTGTGTGAGACATAAAAATTTGATTAAAACTGTTGCAGCCTAATATGACAAACTTACATGCTTTCTTGATGTCTCCTAATGTGGCTTTGTGTCTAAGTTTCTCAAGTCCAAGGACCTTGTAATGATCTTGTTGCTGCAAAATGAATGTCATAAACACTCATGTTCACCTATCCTCTTTGTGCCTTGTGGCACATAAGGCCTCATAAACATGTCATAAACATGTCAACACAAAATCTCAGTACAAAAAAAACCCACAATCATCACCTAACCATGACaatgcaaattttaatttttagaaatTTATTGTTAAAATATGTGCCCTGGTTCAGTATTTGCAGTTAGAAAATAGCACAACATTGTTTAACAATTCCAATATTTGACAACCAATAGTAGTTTTAAACAGTATGACAAAACCTGGCCAGATTTTTAACACCGTAAAATTGCAAAGTTTCTTAAAAACGTGGAAAGAGAAAGAACCAAATTTCCTCCTTTTACACAAAATGAATGTATTATTgtaacaaacagaaaaaagtaTCTTTAAGTTATACGTAACAACTCTGTGACAGTCTTGTTTGTTAAGGTAATGAACCGGTCAATCCCAAAACCGCCCATGCCCCCTCCTTCTTCCCCCTGGGCAtttgaagtttttgaaaaattttggtgAAATTGCCCAGTGTGTTGGCTGTTTAGATGGTCAAATGCCCACTGGCTAGTACTTCAAAAAGCATCAAATCCCTCACCCACCAGCAACTGTTCCAAAATTTCCCAATGCATCaaatcttttattcaaatataaACATTGTTATACACATCCGAAATATCTCAGTCTCAGAAAACTGTCTTATGGAGGTTTTTTCATTTACACAAAATTGTACATTCCAGAAAGCCCACATTTACAGGCTTTTTCAAAGGTTCTCAAAGCTCCAACAAAACAGCGAATATAGGAGCAAAGAGCTGTAAACACCATGCTCATACTGAATGCAGTAAGAATTACAAAATCCTTTTGCTTGCGACGCTGACCAGCATTTTGACACAAAAGGGGTCAAATGACCGTCTGGGCAGGCCTCATTTTGGGTCAAATTCCCCACTGTATGGGCAAAACGGCGGTCAAATGGCTAGGGTATGCACCGGGAGAGGGGAAGGATGGTgggttttggaattgactgctacataataatacttatatagAATACATAAACTCTACCTTCCATTCTGAAGGATCAAGAGTAAGTAAAAAGTTAGGATCCTCTTCATCAGATGAGAGATTTACTTCAGAACTTGCACTTGAACTTGAACTGGAACTTGAATGATGAGATGAAAGACCATGCTGACGTCGCTGAAGGTTTGCTTCAAACCATCTACCAACTGGCTCTATTCTAAGGGAGGATGGTGCTAAAACAATCGCACAGAATGCACCacagttattacaaataaagtcaTAAGTGTATGTAAGTAATCAACAGATTTTTCAAAACTCCAAAACAGAAGGAGGCTGTCTCCCCAGGGAGTTCAGGGGAGGTATGGTGACCCAACaaaaataacagtaataacAAATTCGTTAGCATTCCCAGGTATACATAGAAATACTTTCCATCATTTGAGTGGATACAAATTAGTAGAAGGTCCCAGGTAGgaaaacacatattcctagtgatatgtgttcctccacctgggaaacaaatatccctagtgacatgtgttcccccacctgggaaacacatatcccaagtgacatgtgttcccccacctggaaaacacatatccctagtgatatgtgttcccccacctgggaaacacatatccctagtgatatgtgttccccaaactggaaaacacatatccctagtgatatgtgttcccccacctgggaaacacatatccctagtgacatgtgttcccccacctggaaaacacatatcccttgtgacatgtgttcccccacttggaaaacacatatccctagtgacatgtgttcccccacttggAAAAcacatttattatatacatactgagaaatactcaccaaaaagttatgtcgtaaattttcgtacgcaaattagttctagccaatcagaggagcgaacgatggttttcacacgtgaaaaaaatgatacgtccaatcagaatcgcgaacgatgttttttcacgtgtgagaaaaatgatacgtccaatcagaagccacagaggtgtgtgagtttcgcgccaaaattcccgccttttattgcagcttgcagcgctgcttcgcacacattcaacgagaaaagttttactcaaagagtttttctcgctaaaaaagtgaaaaacatttcggaaatggagtagaatagtttcgtttgtttcactgtcgataaagaaaacggtagagagccggcgaaacaacagcggaaagggaaaaacagaacgagacgtaagcttttgttgtgctttttgtcggagctacttcgcctttcatttaagcttaagcttatattgaaaccggacattttacttaaattcactcattttcaattgtgcattgacaacaaacagttaagattacttatagttcttggattacctcatatccttaccgtcatttatgtttttaacaaacgtttttactaaaaagctgatacttcgttttcgttgtcattttggggaaagtgtgtagcggcatgaatgtctcggtatgtatataataaacacaataccacatggaaagtgctttgtacggtatttacgcactcgttgtttttgtatcagaaatcttactcgttcgctgcgctcactcgttcgatttctgatacgtcaacaactcgtgcgtaaataccgtacgccagcactttccatgaagtattctctatatccctagtgatatgtgttcccccacctggaaaacacatatccctagtgatatgtgttcccccacctgggaaacacatacccctagtgatatgtgtttcccttcCTGGAAAACACATACCCATTAGTGATAGTGTTCcccaacctgggaaacacatatccctagggatatgtgttcccccacctgggaaacacatatccctagtgatacgtgttcccccaccggggaaacacatatccctagtgatatgtgttcccccacctgtgaaacacatatccctagtgatatgtgttcctccacctgggaaacacatatccctagtgatatgtgttcccccacctgtgaaacacatatccctagtgatatgtgttctcccacctggaaaacacatatcccttgtgACATGTGTTCCCCCATTCATGCATAACAATGATTCATGCATAACAATGTCGGTCAGACACGGATTTTTGCTCTCCGTAATTTGTCTTGTATACTCCGCAACTTGCCGTCCTAATGTGTTCGAACTCAACGAGCAGTTTACTAAAGGTAATATCTCTCAATTGGCAGTCACCAAAATTGATTTAAATGGTTATGAAGGAGACGTTTGGACGTTTCAAGTCCGGGATTGGAAAGATTTCGTAATGGAGTTCCGTATTTGCATACGAGAGTGGAAGGTCGTCCCAAGAGTACTCCGCAATGAAGAGCTCTTGGAATTAACGCCTGCAGTCAATGGGTCTTTATTCAAGAGTGCGTGGAATTTCTTGGTGTTGGAGCGTAACCATCAAAACATCTCCTTTGTTCTTTTTCGCGCCTGTCATGGAACAGTAGATCCTGGTCTATTCACAAAATGGCGTAAGCTACGATATTCCAAAACACGCATTGCTTATTACAGTAATTCTATGGCTACTCAAGCGCTCTTGTTAAGCggtgatgtggaaaaaaatcccGGGCCTTGCCAGGGAAAGGCGGCAAGCACCAATAATCAATTATCCAGGTCGAAACCAACAGCGGAAAAGTGCGATCATTGTCAGAAAACAATTAGGTGGA
This window contains:
- the LOC140922857 gene encoding dnaJ homolog subfamily C member 2-like, producing MALRPAKCDEKSVVISRLSAPSSLRIEPVGRWFEANLQRRQHGLSSHHSSSSSSSSASSEVNLSSDEEDPNFLLTLDPSEWKQQDHYKVLGLEKLRHKATLGDIKKAFKKKVLKHHPDKKTSNPDASDSKISEQSLFACITIANDILSNKSKRRAYDSVDPYFDDSVPSVNSNSKSNFIEVFGPVFERNSRWSNLQPVPTLGDNNSTFEEVDNFYSFWYNFDSWREFSYLDEEEKEKGENRDERRWIEKQNKVMRQKKKKEEVTRIRNLVDNAYTCDPRIKKFKEDEKERKLAEKKAKEDAARAAAEEKERQRLEALENERKLKEKEEQEAREKAQAAKVEKTKMKNIMKKERKTIRTVIKNYDYFVEDEEARIREMEVMDRLLEVISLENLQTFREGLETAGSKEEVKVIYEKEMEQMRERMRQEAMAATKQTTKNKEEGEEVTDDWTEEQTQLLIKAVNLFPAGTASRWKVIADYVNMHSKTGTERDSKHVIKKVKNLKKLDPSQKQEVNRKAFAKFDKDHSGSRTATAAAESDPTVRYNGNNAAEGTQQTTDKPWTSEEQRLLENALRSYPTNTAERWERIAESVPGRTKKECMKRYKELVEMVKAKKAAQSKGKVA